A DNA window from Caulobacter mirabilis contains the following coding sequences:
- a CDS encoding MetQ/NlpA family ABC transporter substrate-binding protein, translated as MLKIDRRLLVLAAAAAALAACGPKPADKPAGAGGTLTVAATAVPHAEILEQIKPLLAKQGITLQVKVFNDYVQPNLQVDQKQLDANYFQTLPYLDEFNKDRGTRLVPIVGVHIEPLGAYSAKYRTTADIPSGATVGIPNEASNGGRALLLLAKSGLITLKDTTNPLSTVKDIIGNPKGLKFKELESATLPRVLNQLDLALINTNYALDAKLNPAKDALFIEDSKSPYVNYLVAREDNKDDPRIKALAAALTSPQVKTYIDGAYKGAVVPAF; from the coding sequence ATGCTCAAGATCGACCGACGCCTTCTCGTCCTCGCCGCCGCCGCCGCGGCCCTGGCCGCCTGCGGACCGAAGCCCGCCGACAAGCCGGCCGGCGCCGGCGGAACCCTGACCGTCGCGGCCACCGCCGTGCCGCACGCCGAGATCCTGGAACAGATCAAGCCGCTGCTGGCCAAGCAGGGGATCACCCTGCAGGTGAAGGTGTTCAACGACTACGTCCAGCCCAACCTGCAGGTCGACCAGAAGCAGCTGGACGCCAACTACTTCCAGACGCTTCCCTACCTGGACGAGTTCAACAAGGATCGCGGCACCCGGCTGGTCCCCATCGTCGGCGTGCACATCGAACCGCTCGGCGCCTACTCGGCGAAGTACAGGACCACCGCCGACATCCCGAGCGGCGCGACCGTGGGCATTCCCAACGAGGCCAGCAACGGCGGCCGCGCGCTGCTGCTGCTCGCCAAGAGCGGCCTGATCACGCTGAAGGACACCACCAACCCGCTGTCGACGGTGAAGGACATCATCGGCAACCCGAAGGGCCTGAAGTTCAAGGAGCTGGAGTCCGCGACCCTGCCCCGGGTGCTGAACCAGCTCGACCTGGCGCTGATCAACACCAACTACGCCCTCGACGCCAAGCTAAACCCGGCGAAGGACGCCCTGTTCATCGAGGACAGCAAGAGCCCCTACGTGAACTATCTGGTCGCCCGCGAGGACAACAAGGACGACCCGCGCATCAAGGCCCTGGCCGCCGCCCTGACCTCGCCCCAGGTGAAGACCTACATCGACGGCGCCTACAAGGGCGCGGTCGTTCCCGCGTTCTGA
- a CDS encoding methionine ABC transporter permease, with protein sequence MSFDNIDWTDIGQATLDTLAMLGGSLLLTVLLGLPLGVILFLTAPGKLLENRPVNAVLSLAVNILRSVPFIILLIVMIPVTVALVGTSLGVVGAIPPLVVGAAPFFARLVETALREVDRGVIEASQAMGATPRQIVTGALLPEALPGIIAGITVTAIALVSYTAMAGAVGAGGLGDLAIRFGYQRFQTDVMIVTVVLLLALVQVLQMVGDRLVIHFSRR encoded by the coding sequence ATGAGCTTCGACAATATTGACTGGACCGACATCGGTCAGGCCACGCTCGACACCCTGGCCATGCTCGGCGGCTCGCTGCTGCTGACGGTGCTGCTCGGCCTGCCGCTGGGCGTGATCCTGTTCCTGACCGCGCCGGGCAAGCTGCTTGAGAACCGGCCGGTCAACGCCGTGCTGTCGCTGGCGGTCAACATCCTGCGCTCGGTGCCCTTCATCATCCTGCTGATCGTGATGATCCCGGTGACCGTGGCGCTGGTCGGCACCTCGCTGGGGGTCGTCGGCGCCATCCCGCCGCTGGTCGTCGGGGCCGCCCCCTTCTTCGCCCGCCTGGTCGAGACGGCCCTGCGCGAGGTCGACCGCGGCGTCATCGAGGCCAGCCAGGCCATGGGGGCGACGCCGCGCCAGATCGTCACCGGCGCCCTGCTGCCCGAGGCCCTGCCCGGGATCATCGCCGGGATCACCGTCACCGCCATCGCCCTGGTGTCCTACACCGCCATGGCCGGCGCCGTCGGGGCGGGCGGCCTCGGCGACCTGGCCATCCGCTTCGGCTACCAGCGCTTCCAGACCGACGTGATGATCGTCACCGTCGTGCTGCTGCTGGCGCTGGTCCAGGTCCTCCAGATGGTCGGCGACCGCCTGGTCATCCATTTCAGCCGGCGCTGA
- a CDS encoding methionine ABC transporter ATP-binding protein, with the protein MIALKNVTKIYGRGDDGRAALTDVDLDVGSGQIFGVIGASGAGKSTLIRLINLLERPTRGQVLVEGRDLTAMSPAELRAARRRIGMIFQHFNLLSSKTVAENIAFPLKLAGRSAGEIAPRVAELLARVGLADHARKYPAQLSGGQKQRVGIARALATSPGILLCDEATSALDPETTASILDLIADLNREMGLTVVLITHEMDVIRRVCDRVAVLDAGRAVEVGDVEQVLLHPTHPATRRMLADDEPISAEDIAVAHSRGETLLRLTFRGASAQDAVLGRIARETGVDYRILSGRAGVIRDVRYAQLTAALTGGDAAKARAGLEAAGVAVAEVTA; encoded by the coding sequence ATGATCGCGCTGAAGAACGTCACGAAAATCTATGGGCGCGGCGACGATGGGCGCGCCGCTCTGACCGACGTCGACCTGGACGTCGGCTCCGGCCAGATCTTCGGCGTCATCGGAGCGTCGGGCGCCGGCAAGTCGACCCTGATCCGCCTGATCAACCTGCTGGAGCGGCCGACCCGAGGCCAGGTGCTGGTCGAAGGGCGCGACCTGACCGCCATGTCCCCGGCCGAGCTGCGCGCCGCTCGGCGGCGGATCGGGATGATCTTCCAGCACTTCAACCTGCTGTCCTCGAAGACGGTGGCCGAGAACATCGCCTTCCCGCTGAAGCTGGCCGGCCGGTCGGCAGGCGAGATCGCGCCGCGGGTCGCCGAGCTGCTGGCCCGCGTCGGGCTCGCCGACCACGCCCGCAAGTATCCCGCCCAACTCTCCGGCGGCCAGAAGCAGCGGGTCGGCATCGCCCGGGCGCTGGCGACCTCGCCCGGCATCCTGCTGTGCGACGAAGCCACCAGCGCGCTCGACCCCGAGACCACGGCCTCGATCCTGGACCTCATCGCCGACCTCAACCGCGAGATGGGTCTGACCGTCGTCCTCATCACCCATGAGATGGACGTCATCCGCCGGGTCTGCGACCGGGTCGCCGTGCTCGACGCCGGCCGCGCGGTGGAAGTCGGCGATGTCGAACAGGTGCTGCTGCACCCGACCCACCCCGCCACCCGGCGCATGCTGGCCGACGACGAACCCATCTCCGCCGAGGACATCGCCGTGGCCCATTCGCGCGGCGAGACCCTGCTGCGCCTGACCTTCCGCGGCGCCTCGGCCCAGGACGCCGTCCTAGGCCGGATCGCGCGCGAGACCGGCGTCGACTACCGCATTCTCTCGGGCCGGGCCGGCGTCATCCGCGATGTCCGCTACGCCCAGCTCACGGCCGCCCTAACCGGAGGCGACGCCGCGAAAGCGCGCGCCGGGCTGGAGGCCGCCGGCGTCGCCGTCGCCGAGGTGACGGCATGA